From Stenotrophomonas maltophilia, a single genomic window includes:
- the lysS gene encoding lysine--tRNA ligase: MSEATDTPPVDENKLIAERREKLKALRGQGIAYPNDFRREDFAGRLQEEFADAEQWTAEALEGNGRQVKMAGRLMAKRIMGKASFAQIQDESGRIQLFLQGTVLGDAYTAFKGWDVGDIIAVEGGLTRTKTGELSVKAESIRLLTKSLRPLPDKWHGLADVEQRYRQRYVDLIVTPESRAVFIKRSKIIRAMRAWLDNRDFLEVETPMMHYIPGGAAAKPFTTHHNALDLDLYLRVAPELYLKRLTVGGLERVYEINRNFRNEGVSTRHNPEFTMMELYEAYATYNEIMDLTEGVIRDVASAVNGTTEVEWDGAKIDLGPAFRRWRMDEAVRHHNPEISAADCTDREALLRHCERLKIKVKPSYGWGKLLLEIFEATVEHTLIQPTFITDHPVEVSPLARANDNDPGYTDRFELFVNGKELANGFSELNDPEDQAQRFQAQVAAKEGGDDEAMHYDADYIRALEYGMAPTGGLGIGVDRLVMLLTGSSSIRDVLLFPYMRPEQ, from the coding sequence ATGAGCGAAGCTACCGATACCCCCCCCGTCGACGAAAACAAGTTGATCGCCGAGCGCCGTGAGAAACTCAAAGCGCTGCGTGGGCAGGGCATCGCGTACCCGAACGACTTCCGTCGCGAGGACTTTGCCGGACGGCTGCAGGAAGAATTCGCCGATGCCGAACAGTGGACCGCCGAGGCCCTGGAAGGCAACGGCCGCCAGGTGAAGATGGCCGGCCGTCTGATGGCCAAGCGCATCATGGGCAAGGCCAGCTTCGCGCAGATCCAGGACGAGTCCGGCCGCATCCAGCTGTTCCTGCAGGGCACGGTCCTCGGTGATGCCTACACCGCCTTCAAGGGCTGGGACGTGGGTGACATCATCGCGGTCGAAGGCGGTCTGACCCGTACCAAGACCGGCGAGCTGTCGGTCAAGGCCGAATCGATCCGCCTGCTGACCAAGTCGCTGCGCCCGCTGCCGGACAAGTGGCACGGCCTGGCCGACGTCGAGCAGCGTTACCGCCAGCGCTACGTCGACCTGATCGTGACCCCGGAATCGCGCGCGGTCTTCATCAAGCGCTCGAAGATCATCCGCGCCATGCGCGCGTGGCTCGACAACCGCGACTTCCTGGAAGTCGAGACGCCGATGATGCATTACATCCCCGGCGGCGCGGCGGCCAAGCCGTTCACTACCCACCACAACGCGCTGGACCTGGACCTGTACCTGCGCGTGGCGCCGGAGCTGTACCTCAAGCGCCTGACCGTGGGTGGCCTGGAGCGCGTGTACGAGATCAACCGCAACTTCCGCAACGAAGGTGTCAGCACCCGGCACAACCCGGAGTTCACCATGATGGAGCTGTACGAGGCCTATGCCACGTACAACGAGATCATGGACCTGACCGAGGGCGTGATCCGTGACGTCGCCAGCGCTGTCAACGGCACCACCGAAGTGGAGTGGGACGGCGCGAAGATCGACCTGGGCCCGGCGTTCCGCCGCTGGCGCATGGACGAAGCCGTGCGCCACCACAACCCGGAGATCTCCGCCGCCGACTGCACCGATCGTGAGGCGCTGCTGCGCCATTGCGAGCGCCTGAAGATCAAGGTCAAGCCGTCCTACGGCTGGGGCAAGCTGCTGCTGGAGATCTTCGAAGCCACCGTCGAGCACACCCTGATCCAGCCGACCTTCATCACCGATCATCCGGTCGAGGTCTCGCCGCTGGCCCGTGCCAACGACAACGATCCGGGCTACACCGACCGCTTCGAGCTGTTCGTCAATGGCAAGGAGCTGGCCAATGGCTTCTCGGAATTGAATGATCCGGAAGACCAGGCCCAGCGCTTCCAGGCCCAGGTGGCCGCGAAGGAAGGTGGCGACGACGAGGCGATGCATTACGACGCCGACTACATCCGTGCGCTGGAGTACGGCATGGCCCCGACCGGCGGCCTCGGCATCGGCGTCGATCGCCTGGTGATGCTGCTGACCGGCAGCAGTTCGATTCGTGACGTGCTGCTGTTCCCGTACATGCGTCCGGAGCAGTAA
- a CDS encoding response regulator translates to MQGASVRSGRVSSPADDPAWSRSQAEYALNIVIVDDQTSARTMLRHVIEDIAPELSVYDFGDPLTALAWCEAHPVDLLLLDYRMPEMDGLEFARRFRRLPKHRDIPVILITVVGDEPIRQAALEAGVIDFLVKPIRPRELRARCYNLLQLRQQTENVKQRALSLEQRLLASMHEVEERERETLSRLARAIEFRDAGTSAYLERMARVAGLIAEQLGLPEDDVKLIEMAAPLHDMGKIAIPDAVLLKQGKLNDEELAIMRRHPRIGHELLSGSQNRFIQVGALIALRHHERYDGSGYPDGLVGEAIPLEARIVAVADVFDALISPRPYKEAWTMEATLAYLYAQRGRLFDPRCVDALMRGHSQLMDICAQHSTASTRPGG, encoded by the coding sequence ATGCAGGGTGCGAGCGTTCGCAGCGGCAGAGTATCCTCGCCTGCTGATGATCCAGCATGGTCGAGAAGCCAGGCAGAGTACGCGTTGAACATCGTCATTGTTGATGATCAGACGTCCGCGCGGACGATGCTGCGTCATGTCATCGAGGACATCGCGCCGGAACTGAGCGTGTATGACTTTGGTGACCCGCTGACCGCGTTGGCCTGGTGCGAGGCGCATCCGGTCGACCTGCTGCTGCTCGATTACCGCATGCCGGAGATGGACGGGCTGGAGTTCGCCCGCCGTTTCCGCCGCCTGCCCAAGCACCGCGATATTCCCGTGATCCTGATCACCGTTGTTGGCGACGAGCCGATCCGGCAGGCGGCGCTGGAAGCGGGTGTCATCGATTTCCTGGTCAAGCCGATCCGCCCGCGCGAACTGCGCGCGCGCTGCTACAACCTGTTGCAGCTGCGCCAGCAGACCGAGAACGTGAAACAGCGTGCGTTGTCGCTGGAACAGCGGCTGCTGGCCAGCATGCACGAGGTCGAGGAACGCGAACGCGAAACCCTGTCGCGATTGGCCCGTGCGATCGAGTTCCGTGATGCCGGCACCAGTGCCTATCTGGAACGCATGGCGCGGGTCGCCGGACTGATCGCCGAGCAGCTCGGCCTGCCCGAGGATGACGTCAAGCTGATCGAGATGGCGGCGCCGCTGCATGACATGGGCAAGATCGCGATTCCCGATGCCGTGCTGCTCAAGCAGGGCAAGCTCAACGACGAGGAGCTGGCGATCATGCGCCGGCACCCCAGGATCGGCCATGAACTGCTCAGTGGCAGCCAGAACCGCTTCATCCAGGTCGGCGCATTGATCGCACTGCGCCATCACGAGCGCTATGACGGCAGCGGTTACCCGGACGGCCTGGTGGGCGAGGCCATTCCCCTCGAGGCGCGGATCGTGGCCGTGGCCGACGTGTTCGACGCCCTGATTTCGCCCCGTCCGTACAAGGAAGCATGGACCATGGAAGCCACGCTGGCCTATCTGTATGCCCAGCGTGGCCGGTTGTTCGACCCGCGCTGCGTGGATGCGCTGATGCGCGGCCACTCGCAGCTGATGGATATCTGCGCCCAGCACTCGACGGCATCGACGCGACCGGGTGGGTGA
- a CDS encoding response regulator, translated as MQDLFARVRRKLAQRPDSEHGQAIVRMVLISLILVYVLLSGARLHRLEQYQGVLATVLTGLGLSLLLFGWLLWKPGRSDPRRVAGMLADYGLIAIGMIQMGEPLAWVYAVVMWVTVGNGLRFGPRYLAAAIALAMASFGATVLLTPYWRANPGLALSLWLGLLAVPLCCSSLLRRRMRHPTMDTTPAAATVSRSLLARFRQRLSGREDSEHAQNLIRIVITALFISYLGWRSLSGGGEALTATWLILAFELTISAGLLAAILVHPGVSHVRRVIGMLTDYTCMAWIMTIQGEPAAPLYAVMLWVTIGNGMRYGSTYLRVATAMGCLAFLCTVMLSPYWRGHDYLGWGLLLGLGAIPLYFDSLLHALTRAVAEARQANEAKSRFLANMSHEFRTPLNGLAGMTEVLATTRLDDEQRECLNTIQASTRSLLALVEEVLDISAIEAGKVRVEWHEFALADVLQAINLILTPQTRSKSLDYRVQVDENVPPRLLGDAGHLQQILLNLMGNAVKFTDSGYVQLHVSSPDALGSERVRLRFEIVDSGIGVPVALRGRLFNAFEQGDVGLARRHEGTGLGTAIAKGLVESMGGQVGYAPNSPRGSVFWVEITLDVADPVAAPVAASEVAEAGNVIAFSNPFLRHRARVRSLRVLVADDHEANRMVLQRLLEKAGHKVTCVNGGAEVLDALEQASYDAAIVDLHMPGMSGLDLLKQLRVMQASGMPYVPVMVLSADVTPESILRCEQAGARAFLAKPVVATRLLEVLADVAANTRAETGIQSVPALPVGDGVLDTAVLDELAALGMGDGFERKFIDQCLADVDASMGQLQACGERQAWEDFREHAHALRGVASNLGLVQVAASSGEIMRMADWQLKGEWNTRLGNLSAALRNGRNALAARSAGAPHRDDSERSPS; from the coding sequence ATGCAGGACCTGTTCGCACGCGTGAGGCGCAAGCTGGCGCAGCGTCCGGATTCGGAGCATGGCCAGGCGATCGTGCGGATGGTGCTGATCTCGCTGATCCTGGTCTATGTGCTGTTGTCGGGCGCCCGCCTGCATCGGCTCGAGCAGTACCAGGGCGTGCTGGCGACGGTGTTGACCGGGCTCGGCCTGTCGCTGCTGCTGTTCGGCTGGCTGCTGTGGAAGCCGGGCCGCTCGGACCCGCGACGGGTGGCCGGGATGCTGGCCGACTACGGGTTGATCGCGATCGGCATGATCCAGATGGGCGAGCCGCTGGCCTGGGTGTATGCCGTGGTGATGTGGGTGACGGTCGGCAATGGGCTGCGCTTCGGCCCCCGCTACCTGGCCGCTGCCATCGCGTTGGCAATGGCCAGTTTCGGTGCCACCGTGCTGTTGACCCCGTACTGGCGGGCCAACCCTGGCCTGGCCCTTTCCCTGTGGCTGGGGCTGCTGGCGGTGCCCCTGTGCTGCTCTTCCCTGCTGCGCCGAAGGATGCGACATCCGACCATGGATACCACCCCCGCCGCCGCCACCGTCTCGCGTTCGCTGCTGGCCCGCTTCAGGCAGCGCCTGTCCGGGCGCGAAGACAGCGAGCACGCGCAGAACCTGATCCGCATCGTCATCACTGCACTGTTCATCAGCTACCTGGGCTGGCGCTCGCTCAGCGGCGGCGGTGAGGCACTGACGGCCACCTGGCTGATCCTGGCCTTCGAACTGACCATCTCCGCCGGCCTGCTGGCGGCGATCCTGGTGCATCCGGGCGTGTCGCATGTGCGCCGGGTGATCGGCATGCTGACCGACTACACCTGCATGGCCTGGATCATGACCATCCAGGGCGAGCCGGCGGCACCGTTGTACGCGGTGATGCTGTGGGTGACGATCGGCAACGGCATGCGCTACGGCAGTACCTATCTGCGCGTGGCCACCGCGATGGGCTGCTTGGCCTTCCTGTGCACGGTGATGCTGTCGCCGTACTGGCGGGGCCACGACTATCTGGGCTGGGGCCTGCTGCTGGGCCTGGGCGCGATCCCGCTGTACTTCGACTCGTTGCTGCACGCACTGACCCGCGCCGTGGCCGAAGCACGCCAGGCCAACGAGGCCAAGAGCCGCTTCCTGGCCAACATGAGCCACGAGTTCCGTACACCGCTGAACGGCCTGGCCGGCATGACCGAAGTGCTGGCCACCACCCGCCTGGACGATGAGCAGCGCGAATGCCTGAACACCATCCAGGCCTCGACCCGCAGCCTGTTGGCGCTGGTGGAGGAGGTGCTGGACATCTCCGCGATCGAGGCGGGCAAGGTGCGGGTGGAGTGGCACGAATTCGCGCTGGCCGATGTGCTGCAGGCGATCAACCTGATCCTGACCCCGCAGACCCGCTCGAAATCGCTGGACTACCGCGTGCAGGTGGACGAGAACGTGCCGCCGCGCCTGCTGGGCGACGCCGGCCATCTGCAGCAGATCCTGCTGAACCTGATGGGCAACGCGGTCAAGTTCACCGACAGCGGCTACGTGCAATTGCACGTGTCCAGCCCTGATGCGCTGGGCAGCGAGCGGGTACGCCTGCGCTTCGAGATCGTCGACAGCGGCATCGGTGTGCCGGTGGCGCTGCGCGGCCGCCTGTTCAATGCATTCGAGCAGGGCGATGTCGGCCTGGCCCGCCGCCATGAGGGCACCGGCCTGGGTACGGCCATTGCCAAGGGCCTGGTGGAGTCGATGGGCGGCCAGGTCGGTTACGCCCCGAACAGCCCGCGCGGCAGCGTGTTCTGGGTTGAAATCACGCTGGATGTTGCAGATCCCGTGGCGGCGCCGGTGGCGGCGTCCGAGGTGGCCGAAGCCGGCAACGTCATTGCGTTCTCCAATCCGTTCCTGCGCCATCGGGCACGGGTGCGCAGCCTGCGGGTGCTGGTGGCCGATGACCATGAGGCCAACCGGATGGTGCTGCAGCGCCTGCTCGAGAAAGCCGGCCACAAGGTCACCTGCGTCAATGGTGGCGCCGAAGTGCTCGACGCGCTTGAGCAGGCAAGCTACGACGCGGCGATCGTCGACCTGCACATGCCCGGCATGAGCGGCCTGGACCTGCTCAAGCAGCTGCGGGTGATGCAGGCCAGTGGCATGCCCTATGTGCCGGTGATGGTGCTCAGTGCCGATGTCACCCCCGAGTCGATCCTGCGCTGCGAACAGGCGGGCGCGCGCGCGTTCCTGGCCAAGCCGGTGGTCGCCACCCGGCTGCTGGAAGTACTGGCCGACGTTGCGGCCAATACCCGTGCCGAAACCGGCATCCAGTCGGTGCCCGCCTTGCCGGTCGGCGATGGCGTGCTCGACACCGCCGTGCTGGACGAGCTGGCTGCGCTGGGCATGGGCGATGGCTTCGAACGCAAGTTCATCGACCAGTGCCTGGCGGATGTCGACGCCAGCATGGGCCAGCTGCAGGCCTGCGGTGAGCGCCAGGCCTGGGAAGACTTCCGCGAGCATGCCCACGCTTTGCGGGGTGTGGCGAGCAACCTGGGACTGGTCCAGGTTGCCGCCTCCAGTGGCGAGATCATGCGCATGGCGGACTGGCAGCTGAAGGGCGAGTGGAACACCCGGCTCGGCAACCTGTCGGCCGCCCTGCGCAACGGCAGGAATGCGCTGGCTGCGCGTAGTGCGGGGGCACCGCACCGCGACGACAGTGAGCGCAGCCCGTCCTGA
- a CDS encoding crotonase/enoyl-CoA hydratase family protein, whose product MSAVRPIITRPAQHPTLRITEELERNVYWIHMHANLVNQPGRPCFASRLVDDIVDYQRELGDRLSASHVLSPHVVLASDSDVFNLGGDLELFCRLIREGDRARLLDYAQRCVRGVHAFHAGLGARAHSIALVQGNALGGGFEAALSCHTIVAEEGVLMGLPEVLFDLFPGMGAYSFLCQRISPRLAEKIMLEGNLYTARQLKEMGLVDIVVPVGEGVAAVEQVIKDSKRIPHAWAAMREVNEIATMVPLHEMMRITEIWVDTAMQLGEKSLRTMDRLVRAQARRNGDPA is encoded by the coding sequence ATGTCCGCAGTACGCCCCATCATCACCCGCCCCGCCCAGCACCCTACCCTGCGTATCACCGAGGAACTGGAGCGGAATGTCTACTGGATCCACATGCACGCCAACCTGGTCAACCAGCCGGGCCGGCCGTGCTTCGCTTCGCGCCTGGTCGATGACATCGTCGACTACCAGCGCGAACTGGGCGATCGCCTCAGCGCCTCGCATGTTCTGTCACCCCATGTCGTTCTGGCCTCGGACAGCGACGTGTTCAACCTGGGCGGCGATCTCGAACTGTTCTGCCGCCTGATCCGCGAAGGGGATCGCGCCCGCCTGCTTGACTACGCGCAGCGCTGCGTGCGCGGCGTGCATGCCTTCCATGCCGGTCTTGGCGCCCGCGCGCACAGCATCGCACTGGTCCAGGGCAATGCACTCGGCGGCGGCTTCGAAGCGGCGCTGAGCTGCCACACCATCGTTGCCGAGGAAGGCGTACTGATGGGCCTGCCGGAGGTGCTGTTCGACCTGTTCCCCGGCATGGGCGCCTACTCCTTCCTGTGCCAGCGGATCAGCCCGCGCCTGGCCGAGAAGATCATGCTGGAGGGCAATCTCTACACGGCCCGCCAGCTCAAGGAGATGGGCCTGGTGGACATCGTCGTGCCGGTCGGAGAAGGCGTCGCCGCAGTAGAACAGGTGATCAAGGACAGCAAGCGGATTCCGCACGCCTGGGCGGCGATGCGTGAAGTCAACGAGATCGCCACCATGGTGCCGCTGCACGAAATGATGCGGATCACCGAGATCTGGGTCGACACCGCCATGCAGCTTGGCGAGAAGTCCCTGCGTACGATGGATCGGCTGGTGCGGGCGCAGGCCCGGCGCAATGGCGACCCGGCCTGA
- a CDS encoding long-chain fatty acid--CoA ligase, protein MSLDRPWLQSYPKGVPAEIDVNEFHSVASVFDASVAKFRDRPAYSSFGKVITYGETDALVTQFAAYLLGELKLKKGDRVALMMPNCLQYPVATFGVLRAGLTVVNVNPLYTARELKHQLVDAGVSALVVVDNFGDTVQQVIADTPVKHVITTGLGDLLGAKGAIVNFVLKYIKKMVPNYHVKGAVRFKQALKLGSRHALPKVEIDHDDIAFLQYTGGTTGVAKGAMLTNRNLIANMQQASAWLSTSGIEPGKEVIITALPLYHIFALTANGLVFMKFGGCNHLITNPRDMKGFVKELKGTRFTAITGVNTLFNGLLNTPGFDEIDFSSVKFTLGGGMAVQRAVAERWKKTTGVTLVEAYGLTETSPAACINPLTLPEYNGSIGLPIPSTDACIKDDNGNILPLGEVGELCIKGPQVMKGYWQRPDETEKAIDADGWLHTGDMAKMDEHGFFYIVDRKKDMILVSGFNVYPNEVEDVIAMMPGVLEVAAVGVPDEKSGEVVKVVIVKKDPNLTAEMVKEHARANLTGYKHPRIVEFRKELPKTNVGKILRRELRDTPAQ, encoded by the coding sequence ATGAGTCTGGATCGTCCCTGGCTGCAGAGCTATCCGAAAGGCGTTCCCGCCGAAATCGACGTCAACGAGTTCCATTCGGTCGCCTCGGTCTTCGACGCCTCCGTCGCGAAATTCCGCGACCGTCCCGCCTACTCCAGCTTCGGCAAGGTCATCACCTATGGTGAGACCGATGCGCTGGTCACCCAGTTCGCCGCCTACCTGCTGGGCGAGCTCAAGCTCAAGAAGGGTGACCGCGTCGCCCTGATGATGCCCAACTGCCTGCAGTACCCGGTGGCCACCTTCGGCGTGCTGCGTGCCGGACTCACCGTGGTCAACGTCAACCCGCTGTACACCGCGCGCGAACTCAAGCACCAGCTGGTCGATGCCGGTGTCAGCGCGCTGGTGGTGGTCGACAACTTCGGCGACACCGTCCAGCAGGTCATCGCCGACACGCCGGTCAAGCACGTGATCACCACCGGCCTGGGCGACCTGCTCGGCGCCAAGGGTGCGATCGTCAACTTCGTGCTGAAGTACATCAAGAAGATGGTGCCCAACTACCACGTCAAGGGCGCGGTCCGCTTCAAACAGGCGCTCAAGCTGGGCAGCCGCCACGCGCTTCCGAAGGTCGAGATCGACCACGACGACATCGCTTTCCTGCAGTACACCGGCGGCACCACCGGCGTGGCCAAGGGCGCGATGCTGACCAACCGCAACCTGATCGCCAACATGCAGCAGGCGTCGGCGTGGCTGTCCACCTCGGGCATCGAGCCGGGCAAGGAAGTGATCATCACCGCCCTGCCGCTGTACCACATCTTCGCGCTGACCGCGAACGGGCTGGTCTTCATGAAGTTCGGTGGCTGCAACCACCTGATCACCAACCCGCGTGACATGAAGGGCTTCGTCAAGGAGCTGAAGGGCACCCGCTTCACCGCCATCACCGGCGTCAACACGCTGTTCAACGGCCTGCTCAACACCCCCGGCTTCGACGAGATCGATTTCTCTTCGGTCAAGTTCACCCTGGGCGGCGGCATGGCGGTGCAGCGCGCGGTGGCCGAGCGCTGGAAGAAGACCACCGGCGTCACCCTGGTCGAGGCCTACGGCCTGACCGAAACCTCGCCGGCGGCCTGCATCAACCCGCTCACCCTGCCCGAGTACAACGGCTCGATCGGCCTGCCGATCCCGTCCACCGATGCCTGCATCAAGGACGACAACGGCAACATCCTGCCGCTGGGCGAAGTCGGTGAGCTGTGCATCAAGGGCCCGCAGGTGATGAAGGGTTACTGGCAGCGCCCGGATGAAACCGAAAAGGCCATCGATGCCGACGGCTGGCTGCACACCGGCGACATGGCGAAGATGGACGAGCACGGCTTCTTCTACATCGTCGACCGCAAGAAGGACATGATCCTGGTGTCCGGCTTCAACGTGTACCCGAACGAGGTCGAGGACGTCATCGCGATGATGCCGGGCGTGCTGGAAGTGGCCGCAGTCGGCGTTCCGGACGAGAAATCCGGCGAAGTGGTGAAGGTCGTGATCGTGAAGAAGGACCCGAACCTGACCGCCGAAATGGTCAAGGAGCACGCGCGGGCAAACCTGACCGGATACAAGCACCCCAGAATCGTAGAATTCCGAAAAGAGCTGCCGAAGACCAACGTCGGCAAGATTCTCCGTCGCGAGCTGCGTGATACGCCCGCCCAGTAA
- the betA gene encoding choline dehydrogenase yields MSTHNEYDYIIVGAGSAGNVLATRLTEDADVSVLLLEAGGPDYRLDFRTQMPAALAFPLQGKRYNWAYKTDPEPFMNNRRMDCGRGKGLGGSSLINGMCYIRGNAMDYDNWASMPGLEDWTYLDCLPYFRKAETRDIGANDYHGGDGPLRVTTPKAGNNELFAAMVEAGVQAGYPRTDDLNGYQQEGFGPMDRTVTPKGRRSSTARGYLDLAKPRPNLTIVTHALTDRILFSGKRAVGVQWLHNDQPQRATARREVLLCGGAIASPQILQRSGVGPADLLRSLDIDLVHHLPGVGANLQDHLEMYLQYECKKPVSLAPALKLYNQPAIGAEWLFLGTGIGASNQFEAGGFIRSDAEFDWPNLQYHFLPVAINYNGSNPIKAHSFQMHVGSMRSPSRGRIHVRSKDPREHPSILFNYMSHDQDWREFRAAIRITREIFAQPALAPYSGREISPGSALQTDAQIDAFVREHAETAYHPSCSNKMGHADDPMAVVDGQGRVHGLEGLRIVDASIMPQVVTGNLNAPTIMMAEKLADVIRGRTPLARSTAPYYKANGAPVRKQG; encoded by the coding sequence ATGAGCACCCATAACGAGTACGACTACATCATCGTCGGCGCCGGTTCGGCCGGCAACGTGCTGGCCACCCGCCTCACCGAAGATGCCGATGTGAGCGTGCTGCTGCTGGAAGCCGGTGGCCCGGACTACCGGCTCGACTTCCGTACCCAGATGCCGGCCGCGCTGGCCTTCCCGCTGCAGGGCAAGCGCTACAACTGGGCGTACAAGACCGATCCCGAGCCCTTCATGAACAATCGCCGCATGGACTGCGGCCGCGGCAAGGGCCTGGGTGGCTCGTCGCTGATCAACGGCATGTGCTACATCCGCGGCAACGCGATGGACTACGACAACTGGGCCAGCATGCCGGGCCTGGAAGACTGGACCTACCTGGACTGCCTGCCGTACTTCCGCAAGGCGGAAACCCGCGACATCGGCGCCAATGACTACCACGGTGGCGACGGCCCGCTGCGCGTGACCACGCCGAAGGCCGGCAACAACGAACTGTTCGCGGCGATGGTCGAGGCCGGCGTGCAGGCCGGCTACCCGCGCACCGACGACCTCAACGGCTACCAGCAGGAAGGCTTCGGCCCGATGGACCGCACGGTGACCCCGAAGGGCCGCCGTTCCAGCACCGCCCGCGGCTACCTGGACCTGGCCAAGCCGCGCCCGAACCTGACCATCGTCACCCACGCGCTGACCGACCGCATCCTGTTCTCGGGCAAGCGTGCGGTGGGCGTGCAGTGGCTGCACAACGACCAGCCGCAGCGCGCCACCGCGCGCCGCGAAGTGCTGCTGTGCGGCGGCGCCATCGCCTCGCCGCAGATCCTGCAGCGTTCGGGCGTCGGCCCGGCCGACCTGCTGCGCAGCCTCGACATCGACCTGGTGCACCACCTGCCGGGCGTCGGCGCCAACCTGCAGGACCATCTGGAGATGTACCTGCAGTACGAGTGCAAGAAGCCGGTGTCGCTGGCCCCGGCGCTGAAGCTGTACAACCAGCCGGCGATCGGCGCCGAGTGGCTGTTCCTGGGCACCGGCATCGGCGCCAGCAACCAGTTCGAGGCCGGCGGCTTCATCCGCAGCGACGCCGAGTTCGACTGGCCGAACCTGCAGTACCACTTCCTGCCGGTGGCGATCAATTACAACGGCTCCAACCCGATCAAGGCGCACAGCTTCCAGATGCACGTGGGCTCGATGCGCTCGCCCAGCCGCGGCCGCATCCACGTGCGCTCCAAGGACCCGCGCGAACATCCCAGCATCCTGTTCAACTACATGTCGCATGACCAGGATTGGCGCGAATTCCGCGCGGCGATCCGCATCACCCGCGAGATCTTCGCGCAGCCGGCGCTGGCACCGTACAGCGGCCGCGAGATTTCGCCCGGCAGCGCGCTGCAGACCGACGCGCAGATCGATGCGTTCGTGCGCGAGCATGCAGAGACCGCCTACCACCCGTCCTGCTCGAACAAGATGGGCCACGCCGATGATCCGATGGCGGTGGTCGATGGCCAGGGCCGCGTGCACGGCCTGGAAGGCCTGCGCATCGTCGATGCCTCGATCATGCCGCAGGTGGTGACCGGCAACCTCAACGCGCCGACCATCATGATGGCCGAGAAGCTGGCCGACGTGATCCGCGGCCGCACCCCGCTCGCCCGCAGCACCGCGCCGTACTACAAGGCCAACGGCGCACCGGTACGCAAGCAGGGCTGA